In one Elephas maximus indicus isolate mEleMax1 chromosome 9, mEleMax1 primary haplotype, whole genome shotgun sequence genomic region, the following are encoded:
- the LCN2 gene encoding neutrophil gelatinase-associated lipocalin, which yields MTLNLLWLGLTLLGALQTQAQTPSPTLIPAPPLLRVPLQPDFQDDKFQGKWYVIGLAGNAVEKKEQGQFKMYTTTYELKEDGSYNVTSTLLQEDGKCSYWIRTFVPSFQPGQFNLGNIKNFPGLQSYTVRVTATNYNQFAIVFFKKVSKNGEYFKTTLYGRTKELTPELKERFIRFAKSLGLSDHIIFPVPIDRCIDDA from the exons atgaccctaaatctccTGTGGCTCGGCCTCACCCTGCTGGGGGCCCTGCAGACCCAGGCCCAGACACCCAGCCCAACCCTGATTCCTGCCCCCCCTTTGCTCAGGGTCCCTCTGCAGCCAGACTTCCAGGATGACAAG TTCCAGGGGAAGTGGTACGTCATTGGCCTGGCGGGGAACGCAGTTGAGAAAAAAGAACAAGGCCAGTTTAAGATGTACACCACCACCTATGAGCTGAAAGAAGATGGCAGCTACAATGTCACCTCCACCCTGCTCCA GGAGGATGGGAAGTGTTCCTACTGGATCAGAACTTTTGTCCCAAGTTTCCAGCCAGGCCAGTTCAACCTGGGCAACATTAAGA ATTTCCCAGGTTTGCAGAGCTATACAGTGCGTGTGACAGCCACCAACTACAACCAGTTTGCCATAGTGTTCTTCAAGAAGGTTTCTAAAAACGGAGAGTACTTCAAAACCACCCTCTACG GGAGAACCAAGGAGCTGACCCCTGAGCTGAAGGAGCGCTTCATTCGCTTCGCCAAATCTCTGGGCCTCTCTGACCACATCATCTTCCCTGTCCCAATTG ACCGGTGCATTGATGATGCGTGA
- the BBLN gene encoding bublin coiled-coil protein, with product MSGPNGDLGMPVEPGAEGEDDGFGEAEYAAINSMLDQINSCLDHLEEKNDHLHARLQELLESNRQTRLEFQQQLGDASSDATH from the exons ATGTCGGGCCCCAACGGGGACCTAGGCATGCCGGTGGAGCCGGGTGCGGAAGGCGAGGATGACGGCTTCGGGGAAGCAG AATATGCTGCCATCAACTCCATGTTGGACCAAATCAACTCTTGCCTGGACCACCTGGAGGAAAAGAATGACCACCTCCACGCCCGCCTACAGGAGCTGCTCGAGTCCAATCGGCAAACACGCCTTGAGTTCCAGCAGCAGCTTGGGGATGCCTCCAGTGATGCTACCCACTAG
- the PTGES2 gene encoding prostaglandin E synthase 2 isoform X2, giving the protein MKATNDQGKEVTEFCNKYWLMLDEKEAQRIYGGKEARTEEMKWRQWADDWLVHLISPNVYRTPSEALASFDYIVHEGKFGAVEGAVAKYVGAAAMYFISKRLKSRHHLQDDVREDLYEAANKWVAAVGKDRPFMGGQKPNLADLAVYGVLRVMEGLEAFNDLMHHTRIQPWYLRVEKAIKETLPVH; this is encoded by the exons ATGAAGGCCACCAACGACCAGGGCAAGGAGGTGACCGAGTTCTGCAACAAGTACTGGCTGATGCTGGATGAGAAGGAGGCCCAGCGGATATATGGCGGGAAGGAGGCCAGGAC GGAGGAGATGAAGTGGCGGCAGTGGGCAGATGACTGGCTGGTGCACCTCATCTCCCCCAACGTGTACCGTACGCCCTCCGAGGCCCTGGCCTCCTTTGATTACATCGTCCACGAGGGCAAGTTCGGGGCCGTGGAGGGCGCCGTGGCCAAGTATGTGGGTGCAGCTGCCATGTACTTCATCAGCAAGCGACTCAAGAGCAG ACACCACCTCCAGGATGACGTGCGTGAGGACCTCTACGAGGCTGCCAACAAGTGGGTGGCCGCAGTGGGCAAAGACCGGCCCTTCATGGGGGGCCAGAAACCTAACCTTGCTGATTTG GCGGTGTATGGCGTGCTGCGTGTAATGGAGGGTCTGGAGGCCTTCAACGACCTCATGCATCACACACGTATCCAGCCCTGGTACCTGCGAGTGGAGAAGGCCATCAAGGAGACCCTCCCAGTGCACTGA
- the PTGES2 gene encoding prostaglandin E synthase 2 isoform X1, with translation MALAARALWPGGRSVAWRLGCRLGPGLRVQSRAGLAGAAGGPGPAVTARKGNPRLLGAAALALGGALGLYHTARWHLRSQDLGAEHSGAQLSLSSHLQLTLYQYKTCPFCSKVRAFLDFHALPYQVVEVNPVRRAEIKFSSYRKVPILLAQEGDCLQQLNDSSVIISALKTHLVSGQPLEEIITYYPPMKATNDQGKEVTEFCNKYWLMLDEKEAQRIYGGKEARTEEMKWRQWADDWLVHLISPNVYRTPSEALASFDYIVHEGKFGAVEGAVAKYVGAAAMYFISKRLKSRHHLQDDVREDLYEAANKWVAAVGKDRPFMGGQKPNLADLAVYGVLRVMEGLEAFNDLMHHTRIQPWYLRVEKAIKETLPVH, from the exons ATGGCCTTAGCGGCGCGAGCGCTGTGGCCCGGCGGCCGCTCTGTGGCCTGGAGGTTGGGCTGTCGCCTCGGGCCTGGGCTCCGGGTGCAGAGCCGGGCCGGTCTCGCGGGGGCGGCGGGCGGCCCGGGCCCCGCAGTCACGGCCCGCAAAGGGAACCCACGTCTGCTGGGAGCGGCGGCGCTAGCCCTGGGGGGCGCCCTAGGGCTGTACCACACGGCCCGGTGGCACCTGCGCTCCCAGGACCTCGGTGCAGAGCACTCGGGTGCGCAG CTGTCCCTGTCGAGCCACCTGCAGCTGACCCTGTACCAGTACAAGACGTGTCCCTTCTGCAGCAAGGTCCGCGCCTTCCTGGATTTCCACGCCCTGCCCTACCAGGTGGTGGAGGTGAACCCCGTGCGCAGGGCGGAGATCAAGTTCTCCTCCTACAGGAAGGTGCCCATCTTGCTGGCCCAGGAAGGTGACTGCTTG CAACAACTGAATGATTCCTCTGTCATCATCAGTGCCCTCAAGACACACCTGGTGTCAGG GCAGCCCCTGGAGGAGATCATCACGTACTACCCACCCATGAAGGCCACCAACGACCAGGGCAAGGAGGTGACCGAGTTCTGCAACAAGTACTGGCTGATGCTGGATGAGAAGGAGGCCCAGCGGATATATGGCGGGAAGGAGGCCAGGAC GGAGGAGATGAAGTGGCGGCAGTGGGCAGATGACTGGCTGGTGCACCTCATCTCCCCCAACGTGTACCGTACGCCCTCCGAGGCCCTGGCCTCCTTTGATTACATCGTCCACGAGGGCAAGTTCGGGGCCGTGGAGGGCGCCGTGGCCAAGTATGTGGGTGCAGCTGCCATGTACTTCATCAGCAAGCGACTCAAGAGCAG ACACCACCTCCAGGATGACGTGCGTGAGGACCTCTACGAGGCTGCCAACAAGTGGGTGGCCGCAGTGGGCAAAGACCGGCCCTTCATGGGGGGCCAGAAACCTAACCTTGCTGATTTG GCGGTGTATGGCGTGCTGCGTGTAATGGAGGGTCTGGAGGCCTTCAACGACCTCATGCATCACACACGTATCCAGCCCTGGTACCTGCGAGTGGAGAAGGCCATCAAGGAGACCCTCCCAGTGCACTGA